A stretch of Desulfitobacterium dichloroeliminans LMG P-21439 DNA encodes these proteins:
- the gltA gene encoding NADPH-dependent glutamate synthase, whose translation MALKVPRHEMPCQDPQERAHNFNEVALGYASETAIEEAQRCLQCKNPKCVQGCPVNISIPEFIQKITEEDYMAAAEIIKKSSSLPAVCGRVCPQESQCEAKCILGIKGEPVAIGRLERFVADYEISQGCKVPEIPAPTGKKVAVIGAGPAGLACAGDLAKAGHKVTVFEALHVAGGVLMYGIPEFRLPKDVVQMEICNLEPLGVEILVNQVVGKVTSVHELLSQGYDAVFIGTGAGLPNFLGIPGENLNGVYSANEFLTRTNLMKGYRFPEYKTPVKIGKKVAVFGAGNVAMDAARTALRLGAEEVSIVYRRSRAEMPARHEELEHAEEEGVKFQLLTNPVSIQGDERGAVKSLTCLRYELGEPDASGRRSPVAIPGSEFEIPVDTVVVAIGQGPNPLVTKSTEGLNLNKWGNIVVNEETLETSIPGVFAGGDIVTGAATVILAMGAGKKAAAGINEYLKNKN comes from the coding sequence ATGGCTTTAAAAGTACCCCGCCATGAAATGCCTTGTCAAGATCCACAAGAGCGTGCGCATAATTTCAATGAAGTTGCTTTAGGATATGCCTCGGAAACTGCAATTGAAGAGGCTCAACGTTGTTTACAATGTAAAAACCCCAAGTGTGTACAGGGTTGCCCTGTTAATATTTCCATACCTGAGTTCATCCAAAAAATCACCGAAGAAGACTACATGGCAGCTGCTGAAATCATTAAGAAGAGTAGCAGTTTACCCGCAGTATGTGGCCGGGTCTGCCCCCAAGAATCCCAATGTGAAGCCAAATGTATCTTAGGAATCAAAGGTGAACCAGTAGCCATCGGCCGTTTAGAGCGTTTCGTCGCTGACTATGAAATCAGCCAAGGCTGTAAGGTTCCTGAGATTCCGGCTCCTACGGGTAAGAAAGTTGCCGTGATCGGTGCTGGTCCTGCCGGACTGGCTTGTGCGGGAGATTTAGCGAAGGCTGGCCATAAAGTAACCGTCTTTGAGGCGCTTCATGTTGCCGGTGGGGTTCTTATGTACGGTATTCCTGAATTCCGTCTTCCTAAAGATGTTGTTCAGATGGAGATCTGTAATTTAGAACCTTTGGGTGTTGAGATTCTTGTGAACCAAGTCGTTGGCAAAGTGACCTCTGTTCATGAGCTTCTGAGTCAAGGTTATGATGCAGTATTCATTGGTACAGGTGCAGGGCTTCCTAACTTTTTAGGTATCCCCGGCGAGAACTTAAACGGTGTTTACTCGGCCAATGAATTCTTGACGCGAACCAATCTTATGAAGGGCTATCGTTTCCCCGAATATAAGACCCCGGTTAAGATTGGTAAGAAAGTCGCTGTATTTGGCGCCGGTAACGTAGCCATGGATGCTGCTCGTACTGCCCTTCGCTTAGGGGCAGAGGAAGTCAGCATCGTCTATCGTCGTTCACGGGCGGAAATGCCTGCTCGACATGAAGAACTGGAGCATGCCGAAGAAGAAGGTGTCAAGTTCCAACTTTTGACTAACCCCGTATCGATCCAAGGAGATGAACGTGGTGCTGTCAAATCCCTTACTTGTCTCCGATATGAGCTGGGAGAACCGGATGCATCCGGTCGTCGTTCTCCGGTTGCTATTCCTGGTTCTGAATTCGAAATCCCTGTGGATACCGTTGTTGTAGCGATTGGTCAGGGACCGAATCCTTTAGTAACAAAATCCACTGAAGGGTTAAACCTCAATAAGTGGGGCAATATAGTGGTTAATGAAGAGACCTTAGAGACTTCTATCCCAGGGGTATTCGCCGGCGGAGATATTGTCACCGGTGCTGCTACTGTTATCCTGGCGATGGGAGCCGGTAAGAAAGCAGCTGCTGGAATCAACGAGTACCTTAAAAATAAGAATTAA
- a CDS encoding sulfide/dihydroorotate dehydrogenase-like FAD/NAD-binding protein encodes MYRVVKKKQLVSAPCIVLLEVEAPAVAAKVEPGQFVMVRMDEQSERIPLTVADFDREKGTITIVIQDVGYSSAMINSMEEGSFFLDFVGPLGVPTEIENYGTVVCIGGGLGVAPVYPIARALKEAGNRLISVIGARSEDILILEDEMRAISDELVIATDDGTKGVKGFVTNGLEQILAQGTKIDAIWAVGPVVMMRSVANFTRPLGIKTIVSMNPIMVDGTGMCGACRLSVGNETKFACVDGPEFDGHLVDFDLAMKRLSFYKDEEERAKVSKDCDCGKGGQH; translated from the coding sequence GTGTATCGGGTAGTGAAAAAGAAGCAGCTTGTTTCGGCACCCTGCATCGTCTTGTTGGAGGTCGAAGCTCCTGCAGTCGCTGCAAAAGTCGAACCAGGTCAATTTGTTATGGTGCGAATGGACGAACAATCCGAACGCATTCCGCTTACGGTAGCGGACTTTGATCGCGAAAAAGGTACGATTACTATTGTGATTCAAGATGTTGGTTATTCTTCAGCAATGATCAATTCCATGGAAGAAGGAAGCTTTTTCCTTGATTTTGTTGGTCCATTAGGAGTTCCTACGGAGATTGAGAATTATGGAACCGTAGTGTGTATCGGTGGAGGACTGGGTGTTGCCCCAGTTTATCCTATCGCGCGCGCCTTAAAAGAAGCTGGGAATAGACTGATTTCGGTCATAGGCGCAAGAAGTGAAGATATTCTTATCCTTGAGGATGAGATGAGAGCTATTAGTGACGAACTGGTGATAGCAACGGATGATGGCACCAAAGGAGTCAAAGGTTTTGTAACCAACGGCTTGGAGCAAATTCTTGCTCAAGGAACAAAAATTGACGCAATCTGGGCGGTTGGACCGGTCGTTATGATGCGCTCTGTAGCGAACTTTACTCGTCCTTTGGGTATCAAAACCATCGTCAGCATGAACCCGATTATGGTCGATGGCACAGGAATGTGCGGAGCATGCCGTTTAAGTGTAGGCAATGAGACTAAGTTTGCTTGTGTGGATGGTCCTGAGTTTGATGGTCATTTAGTGGATTTTGATTTGGCCATGAAACGTCTGAGTTTTTATAAAGATGAAGAAGAGCGTGCTAAAGTTTCCAAAGACTGTGATTGCGGAAAGGGGGGGCAACACTAA
- a CDS encoding O-sialoglycoprotein endopeptidase — MKKRMALYLGIDTSAYTTSLAIVDDQAVLVYENRKVLDVPQGERGLAQSVALFQHVQNLPQLVAAVPQEYWGEIAAIGVSTAPRPLKESYMPVFTPGFGVATAMAAARCIPLVLTSHQEGHLAAGLISSELSGTRFLAVHISGGTTELLEVQRQLPGQMDIRILGGTTDLHAGQFIDRVGVRLGLPFPAGKSLEALARQANPEAATWLPSAVKEFEVSFSGVESAAQRLIDQGKEPADVARAVEGCIVRTLTKLLKAGTEETSIKEILIVGGVASNQYIRQELERRLANVGHFHWALPNWSRDNAIGVAVLTLEKIKGNFLKAGNIPNHIE; from the coding sequence ATGAAAAAGAGAATGGCACTCTACCTGGGAATTGACACAAGTGCTTATACCACTTCCTTAGCGATAGTGGATGATCAGGCTGTACTGGTCTATGAGAATAGAAAAGTCTTAGATGTACCGCAAGGTGAAAGAGGGCTCGCTCAGTCAGTAGCCCTTTTTCAGCATGTCCAGAACTTACCTCAACTGGTGGCTGCTGTACCTCAAGAGTATTGGGGGGAGATTGCCGCAATCGGGGTAAGTACCGCACCGCGCCCTCTCAAAGAATCCTATATGCCGGTCTTTACTCCAGGGTTTGGAGTAGCCACGGCCATGGCCGCAGCTCGCTGTATTCCTCTGGTTCTGACGAGTCATCAGGAGGGACATTTGGCAGCCGGTCTCATTTCTAGCGAGTTGAGCGGCACCCGCTTTCTAGCGGTTCATATATCCGGAGGAACCACAGAACTATTAGAGGTCCAACGCCAGCTGCCGGGCCAAATGGATATCCGAATTTTAGGAGGAACAACGGACTTGCATGCCGGCCAATTCATAGATCGAGTGGGAGTGCGCTTAGGATTGCCTTTTCCTGCGGGTAAAAGCCTAGAAGCGCTGGCTCGGCAAGCTAATCCTGAAGCAGCAACTTGGCTTCCTTCAGCTGTCAAAGAATTTGAAGTTAGCTTCTCAGGGGTAGAGTCAGCGGCCCAACGTTTAATTGATCAGGGAAAGGAACCGGCAGACGTAGCTCGAGCGGTCGAAGGGTGTATTGTCAGAACCTTGACCAAATTGTTAAAGGCGGGAACGGAAGAAACCAGCATAAAGGAAATTCTTATTGTCGGTGGTGTCGCTTCCAACCAGTATATCCGTCAGGAATTAGAAAGAAGACTCGCAAATGTCGGTCACTTTCACTGGGCTTTACCGAATTGGAGTCGTGATAACGCCATCGGGGTCGCTGTACTCACTTTAGAAAAAATTAAAGGAAATTTCCTGAAGGCAGGAAATATTCCTAATCATATCGAATAA
- the nusB gene encoding transcription antitermination factor NusB, translating into MSRRLARETALQVLFQLDMTKEILELKPVICKWAEEFAVPEGSIPFAQELVEGTLTHQEAIDELLEKYSEGWPVSRMANVDRNLLRLACYEILHREDIPGRVTLNEAIEIAKRYGSDESGKFINGILDKVVESVNKRDEKENGTLPGN; encoded by the coding sequence ATGAGCCGTAGATTAGCACGGGAAACCGCGCTGCAAGTCTTGTTTCAGCTGGATATGACAAAAGAAATCTTGGAGCTGAAACCTGTGATTTGCAAATGGGCAGAAGAATTTGCAGTTCCGGAAGGAAGTATTCCATTTGCTCAAGAGCTGGTGGAAGGAACATTAACCCACCAAGAAGCTATAGACGAATTACTGGAGAAATATTCTGAAGGTTGGCCCGTATCTCGGATGGCCAATGTGGATCGCAACCTTTTGCGTCTTGCTTGCTATGAAATTCTCCATCGGGAGGATATTCCCGGACGGGTGACCCTGAATGAAGCGATTGAAATTGCCAAACGCTATGGCAGTGATGAATCGGGGAAATTTATCAATGGCATTTTGGACAAGGTTGTAGAAAGCGTCAATAAAAGGGATGAAAAAGAGAATGGCACTCTACCTGGGAATTGA
- a CDS encoding DUF2273 domain-containing protein: protein MNKISRFFLWALEEHPGKLSGILAGFGIGLLVVVLGFWKALVLALFVLVGLILGKRHDDHKDLFGWLDRFFH from the coding sequence GTGAATAAGATATCACGTTTTTTTCTTTGGGCTCTAGAAGAGCATCCTGGGAAACTTTCGGGAATCCTTGCCGGCTTCGGGATAGGACTGCTAGTCGTTGTTTTGGGTTTTTGGAAAGCACTGGTATTGGCGTTATTTGTTCTGGTTGGCCTTATCTTAGGGAAACGACATGATGATCATAAAGATCTCTTTGGCTGGCTGGACCGTTTTTTTCATTAA
- the amaP gene encoding alkaline shock response membrane anchor protein AmaP has product MLGYSVGALLMVIGVYILALSTGWGLPYEIFMDGMEWLRSNTWEGLIIAIFIIILGILPFLKPRRKMPDHTFRTVSQLGEVRITVDALGDIIVRSAQSKNGVRLVKPLIKQREDGLEVFLDCQFNPEAAIPEVSEQLQAQVKEDIERYTGIKVAEVKVLVRRMDSDPSNRLARVR; this is encoded by the coding sequence TTGTTAGGGTATAGTGTTGGCGCTCTTTTGATGGTCATCGGCGTCTATATTCTTGCTCTTAGTACTGGGTGGGGTCTTCCTTATGAGATTTTTATGGATGGAATGGAATGGTTGAGATCTAATACTTGGGAAGGTTTAATCATTGCTATCTTCATTATTATTTTGGGAATATTACCTTTCCTAAAGCCGCGGAGGAAGATGCCGGATCATACCTTCCGGACCGTATCACAACTGGGTGAAGTCCGTATAACAGTGGATGCGCTCGGAGATATTATTGTGCGCAGCGCCCAAAGCAAGAATGGGGTCCGTCTCGTCAAACCTTTAATCAAGCAGAGAGAAGACGGCTTGGAAGTTTTCTTGGATTGTCAGTTTAATCCTGAGGCAGCCATTCCAGAAGTTTCTGAACAATTACAAGCCCAAGTGAAAGAAGATATTGAGCGCTATACAGGGATCAAAGTTGCCGAGGTGAAAGTGCTGGTGCGTCGCATGGATTCTGATCCATCCAATCGCCTAGCACGAGTCCGATGA
- a CDS encoding Asp23/Gls24 family envelope stress response protein: MEKSDIENTLGTIKIADEVVEIIAGLAASQVEGVAGMSGGLVGDIAQMLVRGKNLSKGVKVEVGEQEAAVNLYLVVEYGVSIPEVSSKVQEAVKEAIESMTGLQVIETNVHIQGVNFRPAPEIKDEELPRLK, encoded by the coding sequence ATGGAAAAGTCAGATATAGAAAATACACTGGGTACGATTAAGATTGCAGATGAAGTCGTGGAAATTATCGCTGGCTTAGCTGCTTCTCAAGTGGAGGGTGTAGCTGGCATGAGCGGTGGCTTAGTCGGAGATATCGCTCAGATGCTCGTTCGCGGCAAAAACCTCTCGAAGGGGGTTAAGGTTGAAGTCGGTGAGCAAGAAGCGGCAGTGAATCTCTACCTCGTTGTGGAATATGGTGTATCAATACCTGAGGTGTCTTCGAAGGTTCAAGAAGCTGTAAAAGAGGCTATTGAAAGCATGACGGGACTTCAAGTAATTGAAACTAATGTTCATATTCAAGGAGTTAACTTTCGTCCGGCTCCTGAGATTAAAGATGAAGAACTTCCGCGTTTAAAATAA
- the accC gene encoding acetyl-CoA carboxylase biotin carboxylase subunit, which translates to MFKKILIANRGEIALRIIRACREMDIETVAVFSEADRDAMHVREADQAICIGPHPSAKSYLNIPNIISAAELTGVDAIHPGYGFLSENARFAEICESCGITFIGPSPKAIEMMGDKATARKTMIEAGVPVVPGSKEIITDVEAASMIAKEIGYPVMIKASAGGGGKGMRIAQNSKELGKSIQAAQNEAHAAFGNSEIYLEKYVEEPRHIEFQILADKHGNVIHLGERDCSLQRRNQKLLEEAPSSALTPELRQAMGDAAIKAARAADYSSAGTIEFLLDKHGDYYFIEMNTRIQVEHPVTELVTGIDLLKAQIRVAAGEPLGIQQEDVEIRGWAMECRINAENPDKNFMPSPGTIEFYHPPGGPGVRVDSAVYQGYTIPPYYDSMVGKLIVWGADREEAIQRMKRALEEFYIEGIHTTIPFHLRVLDNAFFRRGEVYTNFIQRRIMGE; encoded by the coding sequence ATGTTTAAGAAGATATTAATTGCGAATCGGGGAGAAATTGCCTTGCGGATTATTCGCGCTTGCCGTGAGATGGACATTGAAACCGTGGCAGTTTTTTCAGAAGCGGATCGTGATGCTATGCATGTCCGTGAAGCGGACCAAGCCATATGTATCGGTCCCCATCCTTCAGCTAAAAGTTATTTAAATATCCCGAATATTATCAGCGCTGCTGAACTCACCGGTGTGGATGCTATTCATCCCGGATATGGCTTTTTATCTGAGAATGCTCGTTTTGCCGAAATCTGTGAGTCCTGCGGTATAACCTTTATTGGGCCATCTCCCAAAGCCATTGAGATGATGGGGGATAAAGCTACAGCTCGCAAGACCATGATAGAGGCAGGGGTGCCTGTGGTTCCCGGCTCTAAAGAGATCATCACCGATGTGGAAGCCGCCTCCATGATCGCCAAGGAGATTGGCTATCCGGTCATGATCAAAGCCTCTGCGGGAGGCGGGGGAAAGGGTATGCGTATTGCTCAGAATTCTAAGGAGTTAGGCAAGTCCATTCAAGCTGCCCAAAATGAAGCCCATGCCGCCTTTGGTAATTCGGAAATCTATCTGGAAAAATATGTGGAGGAGCCTCGGCATATTGAATTCCAAATCCTAGCGGACAAACACGGCAATGTCATCCATCTTGGGGAAAGGGATTGTTCCTTACAAAGACGGAATCAGAAATTACTGGAAGAGGCACCCTCCAGTGCCCTGACGCCTGAGCTACGGCAAGCCATGGGGGATGCAGCAATTAAAGCTGCAAGGGCTGCTGATTATTCCAGTGCCGGAACCATCGAATTCCTTTTGGATAAGCATGGAGATTACTATTTTATTGAAATGAATACGCGAATTCAAGTAGAGCATCCTGTGACTGAACTTGTGACTGGAATCGATCTCTTGAAAGCTCAGATTCGTGTCGCTGCCGGAGAGCCCTTAGGCATTCAGCAAGAGGATGTCGAAATTCGTGGCTGGGCTATGGAATGCCGCATCAATGCGGAAAACCCGGATAAGAACTTTATGCCCTCCCCGGGAACCATTGAGTTTTATCATCCACCGGGTGGACCTGGAGTACGGGTGGACAGTGCAGTATACCAAGGATACACCATCCCTCCCTATTATGACTCCATGGTGGGAAAACTCATTGTTTGGGGAGCGGACCGTGAAGAGGCTATCCAACGAATGAAGCGGGCCTTAGAAGAGTTTTATATCGAGGGAATTCACACCACCATTCCATTTCACCTTAGAGTGCTGGATAATGCCTTCTTCCGTAGGGGAGAAGTCTATACAAACTTTATCCAGCGACGGATCATGGGAGAATAG